The following are encoded together in the Desulfococcus multivorans genome:
- a CDS encoding SGNH/GDSL hydrolase family protein translates to MKNNRRMPLKRSRIPVGFPCLLLVLFLGSIAGVTEIIIDNDAPETAFTGSWPKSTATDAYDPDETGTPSRWSCNGSTYTWTFTPLITGVYELSMWWSSHASRSSAVPLSIEYLMGRERVSIDQQVNGGRWNRIGVYPFAGGERYDVTLIAAPGEAQNYSTCADAVRFRFAGFTDTAPVAKIERIDPPAAEPNQCIRFQGSSIDTGNVPTAYEWRSDLDGIISRQSAFDIDSLSSGVHTIFFRIRNDKGGWSNPATALLVVRDCSRPVPIMPLGDSITYGVGEIRDANLSTGYRAPLYRSLRRAGYDVDFVGEKNTGGHVSPPFDVQHQGLPGIKDEEAAAGIYDWLTAHPAEIVLLHIGTNSLTANEGDVERIFDEIDRYEFDNDTDLIVVAARIINRKTYHPDTTVFNNNVQRMAASRIIAGDKIVLVDQEGALDYAVDMWDDLHPTNIGYAKMADVWMKALVRLLPACNRFPPEAFTTGNAVSETVGIDGLPATEGIGSCVDTPPADASNRTSINPAPAKGDASAF, encoded by the coding sequence ATGAAAAACAATCGCCGCATGCCCCTGAAGCGTTCCAGGATTCCGGTTGGCTTTCCATGCCTTCTGCTGGTGCTGTTTTTAGGCTCTATCGCCGGTGTGACGGAGATCATCATCGATAACGACGCCCCGGAGACCGCTTTCACCGGTTCGTGGCCCAAATCGACGGCAACCGACGCCTACGACCCTGACGAGACGGGCACCCCATCCCGGTGGAGCTGCAACGGCAGCACTTACACATGGACCTTTACGCCTTTGATTACGGGCGTCTATGAGCTTTCGATGTGGTGGAGCTCTCACGCCTCCAGAAGCTCCGCCGTTCCCCTCAGCATTGAATATTTGATGGGCCGGGAGCGTGTCAGCATCGACCAGCAGGTCAACGGCGGCCGATGGAACCGGATCGGCGTCTATCCTTTCGCCGGAGGAGAGCGATATGACGTCACCCTGATCGCCGCTCCCGGGGAAGCCCAAAATTACAGCACCTGCGCCGATGCGGTCAGATTCCGGTTTGCGGGGTTTACCGACACGGCGCCCGTTGCGAAAATCGAACGCATCGATCCCCCGGCGGCCGAGCCGAATCAGTGCATACGATTTCAGGGGTCGAGCATCGACACCGGGAACGTGCCGACAGCCTATGAGTGGCGTTCCGACCTGGACGGGATCATCTCCCGTCAATCCGCTTTCGATATCGATTCTCTCTCTTCAGGCGTGCACACCATTTTTTTCCGGATCCGGAACGATAAGGGCGGGTGGTCGAACCCGGCGACGGCGCTGCTCGTCGTCCGCGACTGTTCACGACCGGTGCCGATCATGCCCCTCGGCGATTCCATCACCTACGGCGTCGGCGAGATCAGGGACGCGAACCTGAGCACCGGGTACAGAGCCCCCCTGTATCGGTCATTGCGGCGTGCCGGTTATGATGTCGACTTTGTGGGAGAGAAAAACACCGGGGGTCATGTCTCCCCGCCTTTTGACGTTCAGCACCAGGGGCTTCCCGGCATCAAGGACGAGGAGGCGGCCGCCGGCATCTACGATTGGCTCACGGCGCACCCGGCGGAGATCGTGCTCCTGCATATCGGAACAAATTCCCTGACGGCGAATGAAGGCGACGTGGAGCGGATATTCGATGAGATCGATCGATACGAGTTCGACAACGACACGGACCTGATCGTGGTGGCTGCGCGCATCATCAACCGTAAAACCTACCACCCGGACACCACCGTCTTCAACAACAACGTCCAGCGCATGGCGGCGTCGAGAATCATCGCCGGAGACAAAATCGTCCTTGTGGACCAGGAAGGCGCTCTCGATTATGCCGTGGATATGTGGGATGATCTGCATCCCACGAATATCGGCTACGCTAAAATGGCCGACGTATGGATGAAGGCCCTTGTGCGGCTCCTGCCGGCATGCAACCGGTTTCCGCCCGAAGCATTCACGACCGGCAATGCTGTCTCCGAAACCGTCGGCATCGACGGTTTGCCGGCAACGGAAGGCATCGGGTCATGTGTCGACACCCCGCCTGCCGATGCATCGAACCGGACGTCGATAAATCCCGCCCCTGCAAAAGGCGATGCATCCGCTTTCTGA
- a CDS encoding ABC transporter ATP-binding protein, which translates to MIEVKHLSKFFGPHKAVDRIAFTVQKGEILGFLGPNGAGKSTTMRMITGFVPPSGGTAVIGGHDILREPVAARKKIGYLPENAPVYPDMTVYAYLDFCAQIRGFSGSDRKRRVTETIEKCFLSGVEHQTVSTLSKGFKQRVCFAQSILHDPEYLILDEPTDGLDPNQKHEVRLMIRKMSAEKAIILSTHILDEVEAVCSRAVIITKGAIVADDTPENLKARSTIHGAISVTLADADADAFIACARSVPGIREVAVIERTDGALKARIYPESADPLAAEHLMTALSAKRFEVKSLFVEQGRLDEVFRAVTTS; encoded by the coding sequence ATGATCGAGGTGAAACATCTGAGCAAGTTTTTCGGACCCCATAAGGCGGTGGACCGCATCGCCTTCACGGTTCAAAAGGGAGAAATCCTGGGGTTTCTCGGCCCCAACGGCGCCGGGAAATCGACCACCATGCGGATGATCACCGGCTTCGTTCCCCCGTCCGGCGGCACCGCCGTGATCGGGGGGCACGACATCCTCCGGGAGCCCGTAGCGGCCCGAAAAAAAATCGGTTATCTCCCGGAGAACGCCCCGGTGTATCCCGACATGACCGTGTACGCCTATCTCGACTTCTGCGCCCAGATCCGCGGATTTTCGGGAAGCGACAGGAAACGGCGCGTCACGGAGACCATCGAGAAGTGCTTCCTTTCAGGCGTCGAACACCAGACCGTCAGCACGCTGTCCAAAGGGTTCAAACAGCGGGTCTGTTTCGCCCAGAGCATTCTCCACGACCCCGAATACCTGATCCTGGACGAACCCACCGACGGGCTGGATCCGAACCAGAAGCACGAGGTCAGGCTCATGATCCGCAAGATGAGCGCCGAGAAGGCCATCATCCTCTCCACCCACATTCTGGACGAGGTGGAGGCCGTCTGCAGCCGGGCCGTCATCATCACCAAAGGCGCCATCGTGGCGGACGACACCCCCGAGAACCTGAAGGCCCGCTCCACGATTCACGGCGCCATCTCCGTCACCCTCGCCGACGCCGATGCCGACGCCTTCATCGCCTGCGCCCGGAGCGTTCCCGGCATCCGGGAGGTCGCGGTGATCGAGCGCACCGATGGGGCGCTCAAGGCCCGGATATACCCGGAGTCGGCGGACCCTCTGGCGGCGGAGCATCTCATGACGGCCCTTTCGGCGAAGCGTTTCGAGGTCAAGTCCCTCTTCGTCGAACAAGGGCGGCTGGACGAGGTCTTCCGCGCCGTCACGACCTCCTGA
- a CDS encoding ABC transporter permease has protein sequence MKSEAILTHVSAIFKREIKAYFGSPVAYVFIAVFLLLMGFFTFHISHFFEMGQADLRAFFEWHPWLYLFLVPAAAMRLWAEELRMGTIELVLTFPITTGEVIIGKFLAAWAFIGIALALTFPMVLTVTYLGDPDPGPIITGYIGSFLMAGAFLGVGSMTSAVTRSQVISFILAVLICLFFILAGFPPVTAMMADWAPRWLTAVVSGLGFLSHFVSMQRGVLDLRDILYFGSVICFTLFANGIILQYKRA, from the coding sequence ATGAAATCAGAAGCGATACTCACCCATGTTTCGGCGATCTTCAAACGCGAGATCAAGGCCTATTTCGGATCTCCGGTCGCCTATGTCTTCATAGCCGTCTTTCTGCTGTTGATGGGTTTTTTCACCTTCCACATCAGCCATTTCTTCGAAATGGGTCAGGCGGACCTGAGGGCCTTTTTCGAATGGCACCCCTGGCTCTACCTGTTTCTGGTCCCGGCGGCGGCCATGCGCCTCTGGGCCGAAGAGCTGCGCATGGGTACCATCGAGCTGGTCCTCACCTTTCCCATCACCACCGGCGAGGTCATCATCGGAAAATTTCTGGCGGCGTGGGCCTTCATCGGCATCGCCCTCGCCCTCACCTTTCCCATGGTGCTCACGGTGACGTACCTCGGCGACCCTGACCCGGGCCCCATCATCACCGGCTACATCGGCAGTTTTCTCATGGCCGGCGCCTTTCTCGGCGTAGGCAGCATGACCTCGGCCGTCACGCGAAGCCAGGTGATCAGCTTCATCCTCGCCGTCCTCATCTGTCTCTTTTTCATCCTGGCCGGCTTCCCCCCCGTCACCGCGATGATGGCCGACTGGGCCCCGAGGTGGCTTACCGCCGTCGTATCCGGCCTGGGCTTTCTATCCCATTTCGTGTCGATGCAGCGGGGCGTCCTCGATCTGCGGGACATTCTCTACTTCGGCTCCGTCATCTGTTTCACGCTGTTCGCCAACGGCATCATTCTTCAATACAAAAGGGCTTAG
- the resB gene encoding cytochrome c biogenesis protein ResB → MKREGDASRASNPVWGFLISIRLTVALLLSLAATSIIGTLVPQNAAPQDYVRAYGEFLYRLFYVLDIFDMYHSWWFQLLLVLLTANIVACSIDRLSTLWKTVFVKTPVFRSAMFRNPRHKAAFTVTPPPERLRERYAEVAARAFTYSRTEAADGGFRIFAEKGRWTRLGVYIVHLSVVFLLIGGLVGSIFGFDGFVTIPEGESVQAVHLRSGDREQPLDFAIRCDDFQVSFYETGAPREYRSRLAILEEGKPVLEKEIIVNDPLRYRGINIFQSSYGKMPADLGAVAEKGIDVSITSKASGMVYTEKVFLDKPLTLPEGGGVFTAKAFLPSYLFMGQRDLGETLVGELEPPGGEPVEIHLPVRFSRFDKMRKDGRFVFSVTEPVGERYYTGLQVTRDPGVPLVYAGFILMILGCIVTFFMSHQRICIDVTRRGAGAAVTVSGTANKNPGAVAESVRKISGRLEKLEAGR, encoded by the coding sequence ATGAAACGTGAAGGCGATGCCTCTCGCGCATCCAACCCCGTCTGGGGGTTTCTGATATCCATCCGCCTCACGGTGGCCCTGCTTTTGAGTCTTGCGGCCACCTCCATCATCGGCACGCTGGTCCCCCAGAACGCCGCCCCCCAGGACTACGTTCGCGCCTACGGGGAGTTCCTTTACCGGCTCTTCTACGTGCTCGATATCTTCGACATGTACCATTCCTGGTGGTTTCAGCTGCTCCTGGTGCTGCTCACCGCCAATATCGTCGCCTGCTCCATCGATCGCCTTTCCACCCTCTGGAAGACGGTTTTCGTCAAGACCCCCGTCTTCCGTTCCGCCATGTTCCGGAACCCCCGGCACAAGGCCGCGTTTACCGTGACCCCCCCTCCGGAGCGTCTCAGGGAGCGCTATGCCGAGGTTGCCGCCCGGGCCTTCACCTATAGCCGGACCGAAGCCGCGGACGGCGGGTTTCGCATCTTCGCCGAAAAAGGGCGCTGGACCCGGCTTGGGGTCTACATCGTGCACCTCAGCGTCGTCTTTCTGCTGATCGGCGGCCTGGTCGGTTCCATTTTCGGCTTCGACGGTTTCGTCACCATCCCCGAGGGCGAAAGCGTCCAGGCGGTTCACCTTCGGAGCGGCGACAGGGAGCAGCCCCTCGATTTCGCCATCCGGTGCGATGACTTCCAGGTCTCCTTCTATGAAACGGGGGCCCCCAGGGAATACCGTTCACGCCTGGCCATCCTGGAAGAGGGTAAGCCGGTTCTCGAAAAGGAGATCATCGTCAATGATCCGCTCCGGTACCGCGGCATCAACATCTTCCAGTCGAGCTACGGCAAGATGCCCGCCGATCTCGGTGCGGTCGCCGAAAAGGGGATCGACGTCTCCATCACCAGCAAGGCTTCGGGGATGGTCTATACGGAAAAGGTCTTTCTCGACAAGCCCCTCACCCTCCCCGAGGGGGGCGGCGTCTTCACGGCCAAGGCGTTCCTGCCGTCCTACCTCTTCATGGGACAACGGGATCTGGGCGAGACCCTCGTGGGCGAACTCGAGCCCCCCGGGGGGGAGCCTGTCGAGATCCATCTGCCGGTGCGGTTTTCCCGTTTCGACAAGATGCGAAAGGACGGCCGTTTCGTCTTTTCGGTGACCGAGCCCGTGGGCGAGCGATACTACACCGGCCTTCAGGTCACCCGGGACCCCGGGGTGCCGCTGGTTTATGCCGGTTTTATCCTGATGATCCTGGGGTGTATCGTGACCTTCTTCATGTCCCATCAGCGCATCTGCATCGATGTGACCCGTCGGGGAGCCGGGGCCGCGGTGACCGTCTCCGGCACCGCCAACAAGAACCCCGGCGCCGTGGCGGAGAGCGTCCGGAAGATCTCCGGGCGTCTCGAGAAGCTTGAAGCCGGCCGATAG
- a CDS encoding GldG family protein, with translation MTTHHPPAGQAGKSFLSIGGLLLVLIILVLVNVIASRVNARWDVTEGKLYSLSDGTREILSNLSYDTAIKVFYTRDETHTPVHIKTYARRLMDFLSEYERHGEGKLTIEHYDPEPDSEAEDQAAAYGISGIDLPTGERLYFGLAAVAADQEAVIPMIDPTREEQLEYDITRIIARVQSAEKPTIGIISALPVFGMPMMGMPQEGGPEPWMFVTELRKNHEVREISPGADSIDESVDLLMLIHPKGLSPALQYAVDQYLLRGGNLMVFADPFSVSEPPRSPSKASDGLAALFKAWGVEMDLGKAVVDFDFATRLRGQDNQVETNPFWLSMDADALNRDNIITAQLESLLLPAAGAVLKAPDSPYTFETLVRSSPNAAMSDTMMLQLGAEDLRRDFKAAGTPFDLAVQITGTFKSAFPEGPPRDPESGTDKPGSDEPRNTGNGHLEEGQGPAVVVLVGDADLLFDNYYVSHQNFLGFKISRMFNDNLNFVLNSGEMLIGSQALIGIRSRGTFERPFTRVEALEKAAQARWLVREQELMRRIDDTNRKLEQLEQQKEAAQQLILSEAQEAEIRAFQEERRRINKELKTVRRNLRADIERLGNTVKFINTFLMVFVVAAAGMIYGLRQRLKSRR, from the coding sequence ATGACAACGCATCACCCGCCGGCCGGACAAGCCGGCAAATCCTTTTTATCCATAGGAGGACTGCTCCTGGTGCTGATCATCCTGGTGCTCGTCAACGTCATCGCATCCAGGGTGAACGCACGATGGGACGTCACCGAAGGCAAGCTCTATTCCCTGTCGGACGGCACCCGGGAGATTCTCTCGAACCTCTCCTACGACACTGCCATCAAGGTCTTCTACACCCGGGACGAGACCCACACCCCGGTGCACATCAAGACCTACGCCAGGCGGCTGATGGATTTTCTCTCCGAATACGAACGCCACGGAGAGGGCAAACTCACCATCGAGCACTACGACCCCGAACCCGACTCCGAGGCGGAGGATCAGGCCGCGGCCTACGGCATCTCGGGCATCGACCTGCCCACGGGGGAGCGGCTCTATTTCGGTCTGGCGGCCGTGGCCGCGGATCAGGAGGCCGTCATCCCCATGATCGATCCGACCCGGGAGGAGCAGCTGGAGTACGACATCACCCGGATCATCGCCAGGGTGCAGTCCGCCGAAAAGCCGACCATCGGGATCATCAGCGCCCTGCCCGTCTTCGGCATGCCCATGATGGGCATGCCGCAGGAGGGCGGTCCCGAGCCGTGGATGTTCGTCACCGAACTCCGAAAGAACCACGAAGTGCGGGAGATCAGTCCCGGGGCCGACAGCATCGATGAGAGCGTCGACCTGCTCATGCTCATCCACCCCAAGGGTCTCTCCCCGGCCCTTCAGTACGCCGTTGATCAGTATCTCTTAAGGGGGGGGAATCTCATGGTGTTCGCCGACCCGTTCTCGGTGAGCGAGCCGCCCCGGTCCCCGTCCAAGGCCTCCGACGGCCTGGCCGCCCTGTTCAAGGCCTGGGGGGTCGAGATGGACCTCGGCAAGGCGGTCGTCGACTTCGATTTCGCCACCCGCCTCAGGGGCCAGGACAACCAGGTGGAAACCAACCCCTTCTGGCTCTCGATGGACGCCGACGCCCTCAACCGGGACAACATCATCACGGCCCAGCTGGAAAGCTTGCTGCTGCCGGCGGCCGGTGCCGTTCTCAAGGCCCCGGACAGCCCCTACACATTCGAGACCCTGGTCCGATCCAGCCCCAATGCCGCCATGTCCGACACCATGATGCTCCAGCTCGGCGCCGAGGATCTGCGGCGGGACTTCAAGGCCGCCGGGACCCCCTTCGACCTGGCGGTTCAGATCACCGGCACCTTCAAGAGCGCCTTCCCCGAAGGCCCGCCCCGGGACCCGGAAAGCGGGACCGATAAACCGGGGAGCGACGAGCCCCGGAACACCGGAAACGGGCACCTCGAAGAGGGACAAGGTCCTGCCGTCGTCGTCCTCGTGGGAGACGCGGACCTCCTTTTCGACAACTACTACGTCAGCCACCAGAACTTTCTGGGGTTCAAGATCTCGCGAATGTTCAACGACAACCTCAATTTCGTTCTGAACAGCGGCGAAATGCTCATCGGAAGTCAGGCCCTCATCGGCATCCGCTCCCGGGGTACGTTCGAGCGCCCCTTCACCCGGGTCGAGGCCCTGGAGAAGGCGGCCCAGGCCCGCTGGCTGGTGCGGGAACAGGAGCTGATGCGCCGGATCGACGACACCAACCGGAAGCTGGAGCAGCTGGAGCAGCAGAAGGAGGCCGCCCAGCAGCTCATCCTGAGCGAGGCCCAGGAAGCCGAAATCCGCGCGTTTCAGGAGGAGCGTCGGCGCATCAACAAGGAACTCAAAACGGTCCGCCGCAACCTGAGGGCCGACATCGAACGCCTGGGCAACACCGTCAAATTCATCAACACCTTCCTGATGGTCTTCGTGGTCGCCGCAGCGGGCATGATCTACGGCTTGCGGCAGCGGCTGAAAAGCCGAAGGTGA